The sequence TAACCTAAAAACAATTATTATGAGCAAAACAAACCAAAAAGACAGTTCTTGCGAAAAAACGGTAAGACCTGCTGGAATAGAAATACAGAAAGTTATAGTAAGTAAATTGGATTTTCAAATAAAATTTCCTAGTCCAAGACATAACAAACCCCTACCTCCAACTGTTCAAGTTGCAATAAACAACACTAAAGAAATGGAAATTAGCATTGTTGTATTTGTAAGCGAAAATACAAATGTAGATCCAAATAATTTATGTGTTATTCAAGATTTTAGCTATACTAACGATCAAATGCCTTATGCTAATTTTTACGTATGTTATGATGTAACTCCAGAGTCATGTTCGACTTTCAATGTTTTTCAATTGACATTCAATGCGATTAATTCTCCTAAAGGATACACTCCAAATATAACTTTACCTAATGATATGCCAATGCCAAACATTTTAGATTTAAAAGAAATTGTTTCTTTTTTATGGGACGAAGACCCTGTTGGTTCTAGAGGAACAGTTACTACTGTTCAACAAGGAGTAGGTTAGTCAGTATTTTTTAACTTTAACATGAGAAAATCCATAATTAAAAAACTTATGGATTTTTTTTAAATATATTTGTACTTACTCCAAAAATCATATGAGACAATGATTAAAGTAAGACTATTTATATTGACAATATTTTTTTTTTATACTTCATTTCTTTTTTCTCAAAAAGACATTGATAGTTTATTTTATTCTTCCATAAAAACAATAGTAAAAAAGTACCCAAAAGAGCATAATATTCAAAAAGCTTCTTTGTTTTTTTATCAAAAAAATTGGGATTCGACTCTAGTATATTCAATGAAACAGCTAGTGATTCCTAATCAAAAAATAAATTTAGAAAATTATTGCCATTTTCTAAGAGGATTTAGTTTTAAGCAGAAGAAGCTCTTTAAAGAAAGCAAAAAAGAATTTTATTTAATATCACCTGAATTTCACCTTTATCATATTGTTAGATTACTTTTAGGTGAAATTGCTTTAGAGAAAAAAGAGTTTAAAGAAGCTATTAATTATTTTAAAGAAATTGAATTTTTGAATGATAGTAAGCTTCTGTTTATAAAAAAACACACAGTTACACATAATTTAGGTTTATGTTATTTACACTTAGAAGAATTTGATAAAGCAGAATTCTATTTACTTGAAAGTGTAAGACTCCAAGAACAACAAAAAGATTCTTTAATGCTTGTTGGTTCTTACGGAGATATTGCTACTTTATACTACGATCAATATAGAGACAATCTTGCTATTCCTTTTTTTGAAAAAGCATATCAGCTGTCTAAAAAAACAAAAGATTTTCAGTTAAAACAGAATACAGCTCTCAACATGGCTGTTGTGGAAGAAAATCGTAAAGATTTTCCGAAAGCATTAGCCTATAGGAAGGAATTTGAGCAATGGAAAGACTCTTTGAACGATCAGAATAAAGTTTGGGAAGTTGCACAATTAGAAAAACAATTCGCAGTTAAAGAGAAACAAAAAGAAGTAAGTCTGCTACAAGCGGAAAACAAAATAAAAATAGCCGAAAGAAATGGATTGTTCTATTCTGCTTTAGTTTTACTTTTACTACTTGGAACAGGTTTCTATTTCTACAGAGAAAAAATAAAAACCAATAAAATTATAGTAGCACAAAAAGAAACCTTAGACGAATTGAATGCTACAAAAGACAAGCTTTTCTCTATCGTTAGTCACGATTTACGTTCTTCTGTAAATGCAATGAAGACTAGTAATACTAAACTACGAGAAAATTTAACTACTAAAAATTTAGATGAAATTGATGCACTTCTGCATCAAAACAATACCATTGCTAACAGTACCTATAATTTATTAGACAACTTATTGCACTGGGCATTATTACAAACGAAACAATCCTATTTTGAAATCATTTCTATGCGTTTGTTCTTTATTGTAGAACAAGTAGCTTTTAACTACCAACCTTTACTATTAGAAAAGAATATTCAGTTTGAGAACACTGTTTCTAAAAAAGATCTCATTTATGCTGATCAAGAATCGCTTAAAATTATTCTTCGAAATTTTTTAGACAATGCCATTAAATTTTCCAATGAAAATGGCACAATAAAAATTTATTCTCAAAACATGGATGATAACTATTGTAATTTAATTATTGAAGATAACGGAAAAGGAATGACCGAAACCACTAGAACAAATCTTCTAAAAGAGACTACCCTATTAGCTAAAAAAGAAAATGAGAATACTATTGGAACAGGTTTAGGAATGCAATTATGCAAATCGATGATTCAAAAAAATAAGGGTAAATTAGATATAGAAAGCGGATTAGGAAAAGGAACAAAAATCATCGTATCTTTGTCTAAAACCGTCCCAAATGAACAACATTAATGTACTAATTATTGAAGACACTCCTACGGAAAGTGATGCGCTAATAAAAGTTCTAAAAGCAAATGATTATAATGTAGTCGGTTTAGCAACGAATCATAAAGATGCTTTACACTTATTTTACAACAATAAAATAGACATTGCAATCATTGATATTTTTTTAAATGGTTCTCCTGACGGTATTGCTTTTGCCGAAACAATAAACGTTGTACCAAATGCATCAAAACCTTTTGTTTTCCTTACAAGTTCTACTGATAGACAAATATTTGAACGTGCTAAATTGACAAAGCCGTTCAGTTATTTAATGAAACCTTTTAATGAACTTGAACTTCTATACGCATTAGAATTAGCTGTAGAAAAATTCTATGCACAAAATGATGTTTTCCTTAGTGATGAAGAAGACACCGTAATCAGCGAAGAATACCTATTCATTAAAAAAGGAAAATCATTAAAAAAAGTACTTATTACTGAAATAGTTTATATTGAAGTAGAAGAGAAATACTGCAATATCGTTACTGAGAAAGAAAAGTTTGTTATTCTAATTTCTTTAACTAAGATTTTAGAGCTACTTGATCAAACAATTTTTTCAAGAACACACAGAAACTACATCGTAAATACTCAAAAAATAACAGAAATTATTCCTTCCGATAATCTAATATTATTAAATGGAGGCCACAAAGTTACATTGAGCGAGAAATACAAAGACATCATAAAAAAAGTACGTACTTTAAAATAAGTCATTTTTCTTATATAACCATATATAACTCTCGTTCTTATATTTTAATGTCTTGTGCCTATTTTTTGAAACTAACCTATTTTTGAAGCTACCTTTATTGAAGTAAATAATTAACTAATTT is a genomic window of Flavobacterium jumunjinense containing:
- a CDS encoding tetratricopeptide repeat-containing sensor histidine kinase produces the protein MIKVRLFILTIFFFYTSFLFSQKDIDSLFYSSIKTIVKKYPKEHNIQKASLFFYQKNWDSTLVYSMKQLVIPNQKINLENYCHFLRGFSFKQKKLFKESKKEFYLISPEFHLYHIVRLLLGEIALEKKEFKEAINYFKEIEFLNDSKLLFIKKHTVTHNLGLCYLHLEEFDKAEFYLLESVRLQEQQKDSLMLVGSYGDIATLYYDQYRDNLAIPFFEKAYQLSKKTKDFQLKQNTALNMAVVEENRKDFPKALAYRKEFEQWKDSLNDQNKVWEVAQLEKQFAVKEKQKEVSLLQAENKIKIAERNGLFYSALVLLLLLGTGFYFYREKIKTNKIIVAQKETLDELNATKDKLFSIVSHDLRSSVNAMKTSNTKLRENLTTKNLDEIDALLHQNNTIANSTYNLLDNLLHWALLQTKQSYFEIISMRLFFIVEQVAFNYQPLLLEKNIQFENTVSKKDLIYADQESLKIILRNFLDNAIKFSNENGTIKIYSQNMDDNYCNLIIEDNGKGMTETTRTNLLKETTLLAKKENENTIGTGLGMQLCKSMIQKNKGKLDIESGLGKGTKIIVSLSKTVPNEQH
- a CDS encoding LytR/AlgR family response regulator transcription factor; its protein translation is MNNINVLIIEDTPTESDALIKVLKANDYNVVGLATNHKDALHLFYNNKIDIAIIDIFLNGSPDGIAFAETINVVPNASKPFVFLTSSTDRQIFERAKLTKPFSYLMKPFNELELLYALELAVEKFYAQNDVFLSDEEDTVISEEYLFIKKGKSLKKVLITEIVYIEVEEKYCNIVTEKEKFVILISLTKILELLDQTIFSRTHRNYIVNTQKITEIIPSDNLILLNGGHKVTLSEKYKDIIKKVRTLK